A genomic segment from Spinacia oleracea cultivar Varoflay chromosome 3, BTI_SOV_V1, whole genome shotgun sequence encodes:
- the LOC110791844 gene encoding jasmonate-induced protein homolog: MASTQEAIVMNDMEKDVANKQQQNSAAVSMTNSTRANVKFSKSNNWFGQVTGSYPATIASSALGKFTHNADTKNGSKGAVIYLGTNVQGFNCGWLLAWSAPKAPTPNNPNRVYVTCGAAENFKNVNWNQILTKLNTSGDIVNYLDPVTKTAIHANIQPGTNSASVGASFGAV, translated from the coding sequence ATGGCTTCAACACAAGAAGCAATTGTAATGAATGACATGGAGAAAGACGTTGCTAACAAGCAACAACAAAACAGTGCGGCTGTTTCCATGACGAACTCCACACGTGCAAATGTTAAGTTTTCCAAATCTAACAATTGGTTTGGCCAAGTAACAGGTAGTTATCCCGCAACCATTGCTTCCTCGGCTCTTGGCAAATTTACCCATAACGCGgatactaaaaacggctccaaGGGTGCGGTCATATATTTGGGCACTAATGTTCAAGGATTCAATTGTGGATGGCTTTTGGCTTGGTCTGCACCCAAAGCTCCTACCCCAAATAATCCCAACAGGGTTTATGTGACATGTGGCGCAGCTGAGAATTTCAAAAATGTGAATTGGAATCAGATCCTAACTAAACTGAATACATCTGGCGATATAGTGAATTACCTTGACCCGGTTACCAAGACCGCTATTCATGCCAACATCCAACCAGGCACCAACTCCGCATCCGTGGGAGCAAGCTTTGGAGCCGTTTAA
- the LOC110791834 gene encoding uncharacterized protein isoform X1, with translation MPKLKTLRFEDYDFFVKSSVMSSELNFDKCNQIIEIHGFTKLRRLNRRKDLVLEALSAIDEFMNPNRSTLNETQISANSDDCLSMDEVSADLDALQWRDFIDDEDNDNGSANMEKVYPRRGRRVKRRKVFDPVHLTKPRSKMAQRRRIFSGGGGRARGACRSSSRVHKRNGIWSQEIRYEDGIYIGSSSLSKTPADGNWTESDESN, from the exons ATGCCAAAGCTGAAAACCCTTCGTTTTGAGGACTATGATTTCTTCGTCAAAAGTTCTGTAATGTCTTCTGAATTAAACTTCGATAAATGCAATCAAATAATTGAGATTCATGGATTCACCAAGCTACGTCGTCTAAATCGTCGAAAG GATTTAGTTCTAGAAGCATTGTCTGCAATTGACGAGTTTATGAATCCTAATCGTTCAACATTAAACGAAACCCAGATTTCTGCCAACAGTGATGATTGTCTTTCAATGGATGAAGTCAGTGCTGACCTTGATGCCCTTCAATGGCGAGATTTCATTGACGACGAAGATAATGATAATGGAAGCGCCAATATGGAGAAGGTTTATCCCAGAAGAGGGAGAAGAGTGAAGCGAAGAAAGGTGTTTGACCCAGTTCATTTGACGAAGCCCAGGTCTAAGATGGCCCAGAGGAGGAGGATTTTCA GTGGCGGAGGTGGCAGAGCACGGGGAGCTTGTAGGAGTAGTTCGAGGGTGCACAAAAGAAATGGGATTTGGTCTCAGGAGATCAGATATGAAGATGGGATATATATTGGGTCTTCGAGTCTCTCCAAGACACCG GCAGATGGGAATTGGACTGAGTCTGATGAAAGCAATTGA
- the LOC110791834 gene encoding uncharacterized protein isoform X2 — MPKLKTLRFEDYDFFVKSSVMSSELNFDKCNQIIEIHGFTKLRRLNRRKISANSDDCLSMDEVSADLDALQWRDFIDDEDNDNGSANMEKVYPRRGRRVKRRKVFDPVHLTKPRSKMAQRRRIFSGGGGRARGACRSSSRVHKRNGIWSQEIRYEDGIYIGSSSLSKTPADGNWTESDESN; from the exons ATGCCAAAGCTGAAAACCCTTCGTTTTGAGGACTATGATTTCTTCGTCAAAAGTTCTGTAATGTCTTCTGAATTAAACTTCGATAAATGCAATCAAATAATTGAGATTCATGGATTCACCAAGCTACGTCGTCTAAATCGTCGAAAG ATTTCTGCCAACAGTGATGATTGTCTTTCAATGGATGAAGTCAGTGCTGACCTTGATGCCCTTCAATGGCGAGATTTCATTGACGACGAAGATAATGATAATGGAAGCGCCAATATGGAGAAGGTTTATCCCAGAAGAGGGAGAAGAGTGAAGCGAAGAAAGGTGTTTGACCCAGTTCATTTGACGAAGCCCAGGTCTAAGATGGCCCAGAGGAGGAGGATTTTCA GTGGCGGAGGTGGCAGAGCACGGGGAGCTTGTAGGAGTAGTTCGAGGGTGCACAAAAGAAATGGGATTTGGTCTCAGGAGATCAGATATGAAGATGGGATATATATTGGGTCTTCGAGTCTCTCCAAGACACCG GCAGATGGGAATTGGACTGAGTCTGATGAAAGCAATTGA
- the LOC110791833 gene encoding probable N-acetyltransferase HLS1-like, with amino-acid sequence MFTLKCDYTLWSSLHIYVLPIEKHIMQFSENIHTEKLSVNQAFSFYKSQLKCKNFYPVDVETILRGNPSLGTWVCYFNDDGSEDVHIKDRNTDTTKLSSWIVFSLWNSREVCCGSLQKPSGFLFMYGLFGEGKKVRDLMKASWNFAAKFGEDENCKLVITEIGDSDPLKNHIPLESSMLCIKDVWYLKNVTENLGVNNEERTIALSGDLGNVFVDPRDF; translated from the coding sequence ATGTTTACCCTCAAATGTGATTATACATTATGGAGTTCTTTGCATATATATGTTCTTCCTATTGAAAAACATATCATGCAATTCAGTGAGAATATACATACAGAGAAGTTATCGGTCAACCAAGCTTTTTCCTTCTATAAAAGTCAACTCAAGTGCAAAAACTTTTATCCAGTTGATGTTGAAACAATCTTGAGAGGAAATCCAAGCCTCGGGACATGGGTATGTTATTTCAATGATGATGGTTCGGAAGATGTGCATATCAAGGATCGAAACACAGATACCACAAAACTGAGCTCCTGGATCGTTTTCAGCTTATGGAATAGCCGTGAGGTTTGCTGTGGCTCGCTCCAAAAACCTTCCGGGTTTCTTTTCATGTATGGATTGTTCGGAGAGGGAAAGAAGGTAAGGGACCTTATGAAGGCATCATGGAATTTTGCAGCTAAGTTTGGTGAAGATGAAAACTGTAAGCTAGTGATAACTGAGATAGGTGATTCTGATCCCCTTAAAAACCATATTCCTCTTGAATCTTCCATGTTATGCATCAAAGACGTTTGGTATTTGAAGAACGTGACTGAAAATCTCGGTGTTAATAACGAAGAGAGAACAATTGCATTATCTGGTGATTTGGGGAATGTGTTTGTTGATCCAAGAGATTTCTAG
- the LOC110791823 gene encoding pathogenesis-related protein 1A-like — protein MKSSLPNIAFALVLLIITLFLVHCQAQNSPKDYVAAHNAARAAVGVGPLAWSTTVAAYAQQYANQRVDCQLVHSSDSTYGENIAEGYGSYGAALSGVEAVKLWISEKSSYDHRSNSCINGECLHYTQVVWRESVRLGCARVVCQNGGAFVTCNYDPPGNYIGELPY, from the coding sequence ATGAAATCCTCACTTCCCAATATTGCATTTGCCCTAGTACTACTAATAATAACCTTATTTCTTGTTCACTGCCAAGCACAAAACTCCCCTAAGGACTACGTGGCGGCACACAACGCCGCCCGAGCAGCGGTAGGGGTGGGCCCCTTAGCATGGAGCACCACCGTAGCAGCCTACGCACAACAATACGCCAACCAAAGGGTAGACTGCCAATTGGTGCACTCATCAGATTCAACTTACGGCGAGAACATAGCAGAAGGTTACGGGTCTTATGGCGCCGCGCTAAGTGGTGTTGAAGCTGTGAAGTTGTGGATTAGTGAGAAATCAAGTTATGATCATCGTTCAAATAGTTGCATAAATGGAGAGTGCTTGCATTATACTCAAGTTGTGTGGAGAGAATCCGTGCGTTTGGGTTGTGCGAGAGTTGTTTGCCAAAATGGTGGGGCGTTCGTCACTTGTAACTATGATCCTCCGGGTAATTACATTGGAGAGCTTCCTTACTAA